In one window of Bradyrhizobium sp. AZCC 1721 DNA:
- a CDS encoding histidine kinase, protein MRLVLQLVARLFLVVILCLGAATIWATIDAHRSVDRATAASAERVSVALEALYWRELTLRSNRMREQLLPVPEWRTIETMGLISPGICVRLEPAGAFEKPLCGQSKGIGQAPPRWFAATVQTLLGDHAAFVRPISARAANAGSVSAAADPNAAIALAWQHILDNIHVALLMAVAIALLASLAIAHTLAPAQQIVAALQRMARGQYSTSLPRFRSMELAMIGQAVGDLGDRLARSMEERAALTRRLLEIRSDERRALARELHDEFGQNLTAILAFANTIEATSAREKARSEVAQDARMISQATHRIMACLRDTLNRLRHPPAEELGLEACLVDLVDSWRSRNATQPVIQLDLKGDLADVRGAVAATAYRVAQECLTNSLRHSSARVIVLRIERRTGAENALLVHVEDDGGGDAAKLAGSPGFGLTGIRERVAALGGSLSIADANRGVSVAATIPLAA, encoded by the coding sequence ATGCGCCTCGTGCTTCAGCTCGTCGCCCGCTTATTTCTCGTGGTCATCCTGTGCCTGGGAGCGGCGACTATCTGGGCGACGATCGACGCGCATCGCAGCGTCGATCGTGCCACGGCCGCTTCCGCCGAGCGTGTCTCGGTGGCGCTGGAAGCGCTCTACTGGCGCGAATTGACGTTGCGCAGCAACAGGATGCGCGAGCAACTGCTGCCGGTGCCGGAATGGCGCACCATCGAAACGATGGGGCTGATCTCGCCGGGTATCTGCGTCCGGCTCGAGCCGGCGGGCGCGTTCGAGAAGCCGCTTTGCGGACAGAGCAAGGGAATCGGCCAAGCTCCGCCGCGCTGGTTCGCGGCCACCGTGCAGACACTGCTTGGGGATCACGCCGCGTTCGTCCGGCCGATCAGCGCCCGCGCGGCCAACGCAGGCAGCGTCTCGGCCGCTGCCGATCCAAATGCCGCCATAGCACTCGCCTGGCAGCACATCCTCGACAACATCCACGTCGCCCTGCTGATGGCGGTGGCGATCGCGCTGCTTGCCTCGCTGGCAATTGCGCACACGCTTGCGCCGGCGCAGCAGATCGTCGCCGCGCTGCAGCGGATGGCGCGCGGACAATACAGCACGTCGCTGCCCCGCTTCCGATCGATGGAACTTGCCATGATCGGACAGGCCGTCGGCGATCTCGGCGACCGCCTCGCGCGGTCGATGGAGGAACGCGCCGCGCTGACCCGGCGCCTGCTCGAAATCCGCAGCGACGAGCGGCGGGCGCTTGCCCGTGAACTGCATGACGAATTCGGACAGAACCTGACGGCGATCCTCGCTTTCGCCAACACGATCGAAGCAACCAGCGCGCGGGAAAAGGCGAGAAGCGAGGTCGCGCAGGACGCGCGGATGATCTCGCAAGCCACCCATCGCATCATGGCGTGCCTGCGCGATACGTTGAACCGCTTGCGCCATCCGCCCGCCGAGGAACTCGGGCTTGAGGCCTGCCTTGTCGATCTCGTCGATAGCTGGCGCTCGCGGAATGCGACGCAGCCGGTGATCCAGCTCGATCTCAAGGGCGATCTCGCCGACGTCCGCGGCGCCGTCGCTGCGACCGCCTATCGGGTCGCCCAGGAGTGCCTGACCAATTCCTTGCGGCACAGTTCGGCGCGGGTGATCGTGCTGCGGATCGAGCGGCGCACCGGCGCGGAAAACGCGCTGCTGGTCCACGTCGAGGACGACGGTGGCGGCGATGCGGCCAAGCTGGCCGGCTCTCCCGGCTTTGGCCTGACCGGCATTCGCGAGAGGGTCGCCGCGCTCGGCGGCTCGCTGTCGATCGCGGATGCGAATCGCGGGGTGAGCGTGGCCGCCACGATCCCGCTTGCAGCCTGA
- a CDS encoding response regulator transcription factor has protein sequence MTASQSKGISILLVDDHPVVRQGYRRVLEHQDDFQVVAEADNAADAYRAFKAHAPDVVVMDISMPGASGLEAIRNIRARSSDTRILVFSMHCEAAQVKAAFNAGANGYVTKGSDPSALIRAIRSLVRGEQAMSDDIARVLALESLSPSGSLLDQLGEREIEILRQLAAGATTEQIASNLNLSIKTVQNYHYLIKTKTGMRTDAQLVRLAVECGLASL, from the coding sequence ATGACCGCGTCGCAGAGCAAAGGCATTTCGATCTTGCTCGTCGACGACCATCCTGTGGTCCGGCAAGGCTACCGGCGCGTGCTGGAGCACCAGGATGATTTCCAGGTGGTGGCCGAGGCCGACAACGCCGCCGACGCCTATCGCGCGTTCAAGGCGCACGCTCCTGACGTCGTGGTCATGGACATATCGATGCCGGGCGCCAGCGGGCTCGAGGCGATCAGGAATATTCGCGCCCGCTCCTCCGACACCCGCATTCTCGTCTTCAGCATGCATTGCGAGGCGGCGCAGGTGAAGGCCGCCTTCAATGCCGGCGCAAACGGCTACGTCACGAAGGGATCGGACCCATCAGCGCTGATCCGGGCGATCCGTTCGCTAGTCCGCGGCGAACAGGCGATGAGCGACGACATCGCCCGCGTGCTGGCGCTGGAAAGCCTCTCCCCCTCGGGATCGCTGCTCGATCAACTGGGCGAGCGGGAAATCGAGATCCTCAGGCAATTGGCCGCCGGCGCGACCACCGAGCAGATCGCCTCAAATCTCAATCTCAGCATCAAGACCGTGCAGAACTACCATTATCTGATCAAGACCAAGACCGGCATGCGGACGGACGCGCAGCTTGTCCGCCTGGCCGTGGAATGCGGATTGGCCAGCCTTTAG
- the purB gene encoding adenylosuccinate lyase, whose product MIPRYTRPEMASIWEPQTRFKIWFEIEAHAADALAELGVIPKEAAKTIWAKAKHATFDVARIDEIERETKHDVIAFLTHLAEIVGPEARFVHQGMTSSDVLDTCLNVQLTRAADLLISDLDKVLAALKKRAFEHKMTPTIGRSHGIHAEPVTFGLKLAYAHAEFSRARERLVAARKEVATCAISGAVGTFAQIDPRVEEHVAKAMGLEPEPISTQVIPRDRHAMYFATLGVIASSVERLAIEIRHLQRTEVLEAEEFFSEGQKGSSAMPHKRNPVLSENLTGLSRMVRAYAMPAMENVALWHERDISHSSAERMIGPDATVTLDFALMRLAGLIEKLLIYPANMQKNLDRLGGLVHSQRLLIALTQKGASREDAYKYVQRNAMPVWRGEGDFQTLLKKDPDVKKHLSDAEIEEQFDLGYHFKHVDTIFKRVFGES is encoded by the coding sequence ATGATCCCCCGCTATACCCGCCCGGAAATGGCTTCCATCTGGGAGCCGCAGACGCGTTTCAAGATCTGGTTCGAGATCGAGGCGCATGCGGCTGATGCGCTGGCGGAACTCGGCGTGATCCCCAAGGAGGCGGCGAAGACGATCTGGGCCAAGGCCAAGCATGCGACGTTCGACGTGGCACGGATCGACGAGATCGAGCGCGAGACCAAGCACGACGTCATCGCCTTCCTGACCCATCTGGCCGAAATCGTCGGCCCCGAGGCGCGTTTCGTCCACCAGGGCATGACCTCCTCCGACGTGCTCGACACCTGCCTCAACGTGCAGCTCACCCGCGCCGCGGACCTCTTGATATCGGACCTCGACAAGGTGCTGGCCGCGCTGAAGAAGCGCGCCTTCGAGCACAAGATGACGCCGACCATCGGCCGCTCCCATGGCATCCATGCCGAGCCTGTGACGTTCGGGCTCAAGCTCGCTTATGCCCATGCGGAATTCTCCCGCGCCCGCGAGCGGCTGGTCGCCGCCCGCAAGGAAGTTGCGACCTGCGCGATTTCGGGCGCCGTCGGCACTTTTGCGCAGATCGATCCGCGCGTGGAAGAGCATGTCGCCAAGGCGATGGGGCTGGAGCCGGAGCCGATCTCCACGCAAGTGATCCCGCGCGACCGGCATGCGATGTATTTTGCGACGCTTGGCGTGATTGCCTCTTCGGTCGAGCGGCTCGCCATCGAAATCCGGCACCTGCAGCGCACCGAGGTGCTGGAGGCCGAAGAATTCTTCTCCGAGGGCCAGAAGGGCTCGTCGGCCATGCCGCACAAGCGCAACCCGGTGCTGTCGGAAAATCTGACCGGCCTGTCGCGCATGGTGCGCGCCTATGCGATGCCGGCGATGGAAAACGTCGCCCTCTGGCACGAACGCGACATCTCGCATTCTTCTGCCGAACGCATGATCGGACCGGACGCCACCGTGACGCTGGACTTCGCGCTAATGCGGCTTGCCGGCCTGATCGAGAAGCTCCTGATCTATCCCGCCAACATGCAGAAGAACCTCGACCGCCTCGGCGGTCTCGTGCATTCGCAGCGGCTTCTGATCGCGCTGACGCAGAAGGGCGCCAGCCGCGAGGACGCCTACAAATACGTCCAGCGCAACGCCATGCCGGTCTGGCGCGGCGAAGGCGACTTCCAGACGCTGCTGAAAAAGGACCCCGACGTGAAGAAGCACCTGAGCGATGCCGAAATCGAGGAGCAGTTCGACCTCGGCTATCACTTCAAGCACGTCGACACGATCTTCAAGCGCGTGTTCGGCGAGAGCTGA
- a CDS encoding TetR/AcrR family transcriptional regulator, translated as MAARRRAQMVEETRAKLIQAARKAFATKGYAASMDDLTAEAGLTRGALYHNFGDKKGLLQAVIEQIDAEMVARMRAAQNQAETRWLGFLAEGVAYIEMALEPEIQRIMLLDGPAVLGDPSLWPNQTACLRSTTQTIQALIDEGTVRPMDAEAAARLINGAALNASLWIAAANDPHAVFAKAVEAFRYLAVGLLQTER; from the coding sequence GTGGCCGCGAGGCGACGCGCACAGATGGTGGAAGAAACCCGGGCCAAGCTCATCCAGGCCGCCCGTAAGGCTTTCGCGACCAAAGGCTATGCGGCGTCGATGGACGATTTGACCGCAGAGGCCGGCCTGACGCGCGGTGCGCTCTATCACAACTTCGGCGACAAGAAGGGTCTGCTGCAGGCCGTGATCGAGCAGATCGACGCGGAAATGGTGGCGCGAATGCGCGCTGCACAAAATCAGGCGGAGACCCGGTGGCTCGGCTTTCTCGCCGAGGGCGTCGCCTATATCGAAATGGCGCTGGAGCCGGAGATCCAGCGCATCATGCTGCTAGACGGGCCGGCCGTGCTCGGCGATCCATCGCTATGGCCCAACCAGACTGCGTGTCTTCGCTCGACGACGCAAACGATCCAGGCGCTTATCGACGAAGGAACGGTGAGGCCGATGGATGCGGAAGCTGCCGCGCGGCTGATCAATGGAGCGGCGCTCAACGCCTCGCTCTGGATTGCCGCAGCCAACGATCCGCATGCCGTCTTTGCAAAGGCTGTCGAGGCTTTCCGATATCTCGCGGTCGGTTTGCTGCAGACCGAGAGATGA
- a CDS encoding RidA family protein produces MAKRDAIFPAGRQALYEINRYSAAIRSGDLLFVSGQVGSRDDGSPEPVFEKQVQLAFDNLSAVLKSAGCTFDDVVDVTTFHTDPATQWEAVNAVRLKEIGEPPYPNWTAVGVNWLAGFDFEIKVIARLPQST; encoded by the coding sequence ATGGCCAAACGCGATGCAATCTTCCCTGCCGGACGGCAGGCGCTCTACGAGATCAACCGTTATTCGGCGGCGATCCGCTCGGGCGACCTTCTGTTCGTCTCAGGCCAAGTCGGCAGCCGCGATGACGGGTCGCCCGAGCCGGTCTTCGAAAAGCAGGTCCAGCTTGCCTTCGACAATCTCTCGGCCGTGCTGAAGTCTGCCGGTTGCACATTTGACGACGTCGTTGACGTAACCACGTTCCACACCGATCCGGCCACGCAGTGGGAGGCGGTCAATGCAGTTCGCTTGAAGGAGATCGGTGAGCCGCCCTATCCGAACTGGACCGCGGTGGGCGTGAACTGGCTGGCGGGCTTCGATTTTGAAATCAAGGTCATCGCGCGCCTTCCTCAGTCCACCTGA
- the murI gene encoding glutamate racemase, which produces MSSPPKILIFDSGLGGLTVLREIVRARPDAHYVYVADDAFFPYGHHGEEEIIARVVPLVGELITRHAPALVAIACNTASTLVMSHLRNAYSVPFVGTVPAIKPACASSKTKRISVLGTKGTVKREYTRRLIDDFAQGCEVTLVGSAELASLAEAALSGNDVRDEDIAAELAPCFVGSGEHRTDTVVLACTHFPLLLDRLTKLAPWPVDWIDPAPAIARRVSELLGSPGRQSDDVGAEMIFTSNRPHTLSRALMPFFGGRVPA; this is translated from the coding sequence GTGTCATCACCGCCGAAAATCCTCATCTTCGACTCCGGCCTTGGCGGCCTCACGGTCCTGCGCGAGATCGTCCGTGCCCGGCCCGATGCGCACTACGTCTATGTCGCCGACGACGCGTTCTTTCCCTATGGCCATCACGGCGAGGAAGAGATCATCGCCCGCGTGGTGCCGCTGGTCGGCGAGTTGATCACACGCCACGCCCCTGCCCTGGTGGCGATTGCCTGCAACACCGCTTCCACGCTCGTGATGTCGCACCTGCGCAACGCCTATAGCGTGCCGTTCGTCGGCACCGTGCCTGCGATCAAGCCGGCCTGTGCCAGCTCGAAGACCAAGCGCATCTCGGTGCTCGGCACCAAGGGCACCGTCAAGCGCGAATATACCAGGCGCCTGATCGACGACTTCGCGCAGGGCTGCGAAGTGACGCTGGTGGGATCGGCAGAGCTGGCTTCCCTTGCCGAAGCCGCACTCAGCGGCAACGACGTGCGCGACGAGGATATTGCGGCGGAGCTTGCCCCCTGCTTTGTCGGCAGTGGCGAGCATCGCACCGACACCGTCGTGCTGGCCTGCACCCACTTTCCGCTGTTGCTCGACCGGTTGACCAAGCTTGCGCCGTGGCCGGTCGACTGGATCGACCCAGCACCCGCGATCGCCCGGCGCGTGTCCGAACTGCTGGGGTCGCCAGGCCGGCAAAGCGATGACGTCGGAGCTGAGATGATCTTCACGTCCAACCGACCGCACACGCTGAGCCGGGCGCTGATGCCGTTCTTCGGCGGCCGCGTGCCGGCGTAG
- a CDS encoding ATP-binding protein: MTKLTEPAPGALSFGPFTVRPHERLLTRDGVALTLGARTFDALIALVSRPNEVVSKWDLMACIWPGATVEEANLRFHIAALRKALGDGKNGARYITTLSGRGYCFVAPVSQTALPAPGRSAPKVETSSAKLPNRLQRMVGRADAVVALSEKLIASRFVTIVGPGGVGKTAVAVTVAHDLLENFSHAIHFVDLGALSNPDLVTTSLLLMLGLPVQADDPVPALLAHLHDKKMLLVLDNCEHVIAAVAPLAARIFQAAPLVHILATSRESLRVEGEQVYRLAPLAVPPDVPGLTAAVTRNYPAVQLFLERATAGGARIELNDSNAAIVANICRKLDGMALAIELAAGRVEAYGLQQTAELLDERLSLLWQGQRTALPRQRTLRATLDWSYELLSDLERLVLRRLAIFAGHFTIDAALEVVPDECVDRSVLFDAIDSLVAKSMVAPRPIGAMMRYRLLDTTRAYLLEVQINDATLAARHATYYRRWMEHAGEKWETLPSPDERAIHFSALHNVRAALEWCFGADGDIQIGIGLTAAAAPIFLAMSLLVECRRWSERALLSIDYLPRGSVDEMHIQAALGLTLMFTLGSSEAARAALSRSLEIAEERGDDLNQLQLLGRMHIFHERMGQFDAALRYAQRSLVVAKVLREPAAVALAHSLLGVSLHLAGHHREALKMLEVVSEGPGTERISTFYGFDHGNRANITLARELWLQGHPSNALQLARQTVAEAAQMDHPITLCIALIWAVSIFLWTGDLETAEESIDRFIALARSRSLGPYLAVGKGVKGELAVLRGNAKDGVQTIMGCLQELREAGYELLTTTFNIALVQGLLSLGQFEQSAVLIDDAINLVNQNGDRFYMPELLRMKGKALLSLPQPKSDDAESCFMESLELSRRQGAVAWELRTAIDLAELFAARDRRKEARLLLLPVLEKFVEGSDTADIRAAKQLLEIL, from the coding sequence ATGACCAAGTTGACCGAGCCCGCGCCGGGGGCGCTATCGTTCGGGCCATTTACCGTGAGGCCTCATGAGAGACTTCTGACACGTGACGGCGTCGCACTGACGTTGGGGGCCAGAACTTTCGATGCCCTGATCGCCCTTGTGTCGCGTCCCAATGAAGTCGTGAGCAAATGGGATCTGATGGCCTGCATTTGGCCTGGCGCCACCGTAGAGGAAGCGAACCTGCGCTTTCATATCGCTGCGCTCCGAAAGGCATTGGGTGATGGCAAGAACGGCGCGCGTTACATCACCACCTTGTCGGGACGAGGCTATTGCTTTGTGGCGCCGGTCTCGCAAACGGCGCTCCCGGCGCCTGGGCGCTCGGCGCCGAAAGTGGAAACGTCATCCGCCAAGCTGCCAAATCGGCTCCAACGGATGGTTGGGCGGGCAGATGCGGTCGTCGCGCTTTCAGAGAAGCTCATCGCTTCACGCTTTGTCACGATCGTCGGTCCGGGCGGCGTGGGGAAGACCGCCGTTGCGGTGACCGTCGCTCACGATTTGCTTGAGAATTTTTCCCATGCCATCCACTTCGTGGATCTTGGCGCTCTCAGCAATCCCGATCTCGTGACCACCTCGCTCCTGCTCATGCTTGGATTGCCAGTTCAGGCCGACGATCCGGTGCCGGCCCTGCTTGCCCATTTGCACGACAAAAAGATGCTGCTGGTTCTGGACAATTGCGAGCACGTCATCGCTGCTGTCGCGCCCTTGGCTGCGAGAATATTTCAAGCCGCGCCGCTGGTTCACATTCTGGCTACAAGCCGGGAATCTCTAAGGGTTGAGGGCGAGCAGGTCTATCGATTGGCGCCTCTTGCCGTTCCGCCGGATGTCCCCGGCCTGACTGCCGCTGTTACCCGTAACTATCCCGCGGTTCAACTGTTCCTGGAGCGCGCAACAGCCGGTGGTGCACGCATCGAGCTCAACGATTCCAATGCTGCGATTGTCGCTAACATTTGCAGGAAGCTAGACGGCATGGCGCTGGCGATCGAGTTGGCCGCAGGCAGGGTCGAAGCCTACGGCTTGCAGCAAACCGCGGAGCTTCTGGATGAGCGCCTGAGCCTGCTATGGCAGGGTCAGCGGACCGCTCTGCCGCGGCAGAGGACATTGCGAGCCACGCTGGATTGGAGCTACGAACTCTTGTCCGATCTTGAGCGCCTCGTGCTCCGCAGGCTCGCGATCTTCGCCGGGCATTTCACGATCGATGCGGCGCTTGAGGTTGTGCCGGACGAATGCGTTGACCGATCCGTTCTGTTTGACGCCATCGACAGCCTTGTCGCAAAATCGATGGTCGCACCACGTCCCATCGGCGCCATGATGCGCTATCGCCTCCTGGATACCACGAGAGCTTACTTGCTTGAGGTGCAGATCAACGACGCCACGCTCGCCGCCCGCCATGCCACTTACTACCGACGCTGGATGGAGCATGCCGGTGAAAAATGGGAGACATTGCCGAGCCCAGACGAACGAGCGATTCACTTTTCAGCCCTTCACAATGTGCGCGCTGCGTTGGAATGGTGCTTCGGCGCCGACGGCGACATCCAGATTGGCATCGGGCTTACGGCTGCGGCGGCACCCATCTTTCTGGCGATGTCGCTCCTTGTCGAATGTCGCCGCTGGTCGGAGCGGGCTCTCCTGTCGATAGATTATCTCCCACGTGGCAGTGTCGACGAAATGCACATCCAGGCGGCCTTAGGACTGACCCTGATGTTTACGCTCGGAAGTAGCGAAGCCGCGCGCGCGGCGTTGAGCAGGAGCCTCGAGATTGCCGAGGAGCGTGGTGACGACCTGAACCAACTCCAACTGCTCGGCCGGATGCACATCTTCCACGAGCGCATGGGGCAGTTCGATGCCGCCCTGCGATATGCGCAGCGGAGCCTGGTGGTGGCCAAAGTCCTCAGAGAACCTGCCGCTGTCGCTCTGGCGCATTCCTTGTTGGGGGTCTCGCTCCATCTGGCTGGTCATCATCGCGAAGCGCTGAAGATGCTTGAAGTCGTGTCGGAGGGGCCCGGTACGGAACGGATCAGCACGTTTTATGGCTTCGATCATGGAAATCGTGCCAACATAACCCTCGCGAGGGAACTCTGGTTGCAGGGCCACCCCTCGAACGCACTGCAACTGGCGCGGCAGACTGTCGCCGAGGCCGCACAGATGGATCACCCCATAACGCTATGCATTGCGCTGATCTGGGCGGTCTCCATTTTTCTTTGGACCGGAGATCTCGAAACCGCGGAAGAGAGTATCGATCGATTCATCGCTCTCGCCCGGTCGAGATCCCTTGGGCCTTACCTTGCGGTAGGGAAAGGCGTGAAAGGCGAACTGGCTGTCCTGCGGGGTAATGCCAAGGACGGTGTGCAGACGATAATGGGCTGCCTTCAAGAGCTGCGCGAAGCAGGCTATGAACTGCTCACCACGACTTTTAACATTGCGCTGGTTCAAGGTCTTCTGTCACTCGGCCAATTCGAGCAAAGCGCAGTTTTGATCGATGACGCGATAAACCTGGTCAACCAAAACGGAGATCGCTTCTACATGCCCGAACTGCTGCGAATGAAAGGGAAGGCCTTGCTTTCCCTGCCGCAGCCGAAAAGCGATGACGCAGAGAGCTGTTTCATGGAATCGCTCGAACTTAGCCGTCGTCAGGGTGCGGTAGCTTGGGAGTTGCGGACCGCGATCGATCTTGCGGAGCTTTTCGCTGCGCGCGACCGACGCAAAGAAGCAAGACTATTGCTGCTACCCGTGCTCGAGAAATTCGTGGAGGGCTCGGATACTGCGGATATCAGAGCCGCCAAGCAACTGCTGGAGATATTGTGA
- a CDS encoding organic hydroperoxide resistance protein has translation MPPSGKVLYTARTHTTGGREDGVSRSCDGRLDVRLSPPGGAGVGTNPEQLFAAGWSACFEGAMEIAARKRKIPLPKKCAIDAEIDLILAAGAYSLRARLNVSLPGLDRDVARDLINEAHETCPYSKAVRGNLNVTIDLL, from the coding sequence ATGCCCCCATCCGGAAAAGTGCTCTACACAGCTCGGACCCATACCACCGGGGGACGGGAGGACGGCGTGTCCCGTAGTTGCGATGGCCGTCTGGATGTGAGGCTCTCGCCTCCCGGTGGCGCAGGTGTCGGCACGAATCCGGAGCAGTTGTTCGCCGCCGGCTGGTCGGCCTGCTTCGAAGGCGCCATGGAAATCGCGGCCCGAAAGAGGAAAATCCCTCTTCCCAAGAAGTGCGCGATCGATGCGGAGATCGACTTGATCCTGGCCGCTGGCGCCTACTCCCTCAGAGCACGTCTCAATGTCAGCCTGCCGGGGCTCGATCGCGACGTTGCACGCGATCTCATCAACGAAGCACACGAGACCTGTCCTTACTCCAAAGCTGTCCGCGGCAATCTCAACGTCACCATCGACCTCCTCTGA
- a CDS encoding alpha/beta fold hydrolase: MNHTTDHHRRQFLGVAAATVAAGLGVIGASAEADFSRSSGLKTDTNTSFGTLKQINAGVLNVGYAEMGSTTGPVAILLHGWPYDIHSFVNVAPLLAEAGYRVIIPYLRGYGTTRFLSAETMRNGEPAALAIDVIDLMDALGIKQAVIAGFDWGARTADILAALWPERCRALISVSGYLISGQAAGNVPLSPKAELQWWYQFYFATERGRVGYDKYRHDFAKLIWRLASPQWNFDDATFDRSAVAFDNRDHVAIVVHNYRWRLGLARGEGKYEHIENRLATAPIITVPTITLEGDANGAPHPEASAYAGKFSGRYEHRLIKGGIGHNLPQEAPKAFAKAVIDADGA, encoded by the coding sequence ATGAATCATACTACCGACCATCATCGGCGCCAATTTTTGGGCGTCGCAGCAGCAACCGTCGCTGCCGGCCTCGGCGTTATCGGGGCCAGTGCCGAAGCGGATTTTTCACGATCGTCCGGATTGAAGACGGACACGAACACGTCGTTTGGTACGCTCAAGCAGATCAACGCCGGCGTCTTGAATGTCGGTTATGCAGAAATGGGCTCGACTACCGGCCCCGTGGCAATCCTCCTCCACGGCTGGCCTTACGACATTCATAGCTTCGTGAACGTCGCACCCCTGCTCGCCGAGGCGGGCTATCGCGTGATCATTCCCTATTTGCGTGGCTATGGTACGACGCGGTTTCTTTCCGCGGAAACAATGCGCAACGGCGAGCCTGCAGCATTGGCCATCGACGTCATCGACTTGATGGATGCACTCGGCATCAAGCAGGCGGTCATCGCCGGTTTCGACTGGGGCGCGCGAACGGCCGACATCCTCGCGGCGCTGTGGCCTGAGCGCTGCAGGGCGCTGATTTCCGTCAGCGGCTATTTGATCTCAGGCCAGGCTGCTGGAAACGTTCCGTTGTCGCCCAAGGCTGAATTGCAATGGTGGTATCAGTTCTACTTCGCGACCGAGCGCGGCCGTGTCGGATATGACAAGTATCGGCATGATTTCGCAAAACTGATTTGGAGGCTCGCGTCCCCGCAATGGAATTTCGATGATGCTACATTCGATCGAAGCGCCGTGGCCTTTGACAACAGGGACCATGTGGCGATCGTGGTCCACAATTATCGCTGGCGCCTCGGGCTCGCCCGAGGCGAAGGAAAGTATGAGCACATCGAGAACCGGCTAGCGACGGCTCCGATTATTACTGTACCGACGATCACGCTCGAAGGTGATGCCAACGGCGCACCTCACCCCGAGGCAAGTGCTTATGCCGGCAAATTCTCGGGCAGATATGAACATCGCCTCATAAAGGGAGGCATCGGGCACAACCTGCCTCAAGAAGCGCCGAAGGCATTTGCCAAAGCCGTCATCGATGCAGATGGAGCCTGA
- a CDS encoding cytochrome P460 family protein, with translation MPERRVFPSYRTVVVLAVALIAVLLTCVPFLVAIVAAEEPVKEPSVTADASPIFGVTVPSGYRRWELVAPAEEAAPLDELRAVVGNKTAIDAYGDGKLPFPDGTVLVKLAWKRVQSPEFASASIPGSATTVQIMVKDSHKYAATGGWGFGRFVDGKPVDEAQHRTCFACHEARAKGHDFVFTRLAR, from the coding sequence ATGCCCGAAAGAAGAGTATTTCCTTCATACCGAACCGTGGTCGTGCTTGCAGTGGCTCTCATCGCCGTTCTGCTCACATGCGTGCCATTCCTTGTGGCAATCGTTGCCGCGGAGGAACCAGTGAAAGAACCGAGTGTTACCGCAGATGCGTCACCGATCTTCGGCGTCACCGTTCCCTCGGGATACAGGCGCTGGGAGCTGGTGGCTCCGGCCGAAGAGGCGGCCCCCCTGGATGAACTTCGAGCCGTCGTTGGTAACAAGACCGCAATCGATGCCTATGGTGACGGAAAGCTGCCGTTCCCTGACGGCACCGTTCTCGTCAAGCTGGCTTGGAAGCGTGTTCAGTCCCCCGAGTTTGCATCGGCGTCGATTCCCGGAAGCGCCACGACGGTCCAGATCATGGTGAAAGATTCGCACAAATATGCAGCCACCGGTGGATGGGGATTTGGCCGATTTGTAGACGGCAAGCCGGTGGACGAGGCTCAACACCGCACATGTTTTGCCTGCCATGAAGCCCGCGCGAAGGGCCACGACTTTGTCTTTACGAGGCTTGCTCGCTGA
- a CDS encoding GlcG/HbpS family heme-binding protein translates to MMRTILVAAALVALATGASAQDKRPDYGTAVNAAGAKKIAAGVLAECQKNGWNVAVAVVDNHGFLVYFERMDNTQTGSMDIAVGKARSAATYRRPTRVFMEAINKGGPATATLPGVFASPGGLPIMVDGKVTGGVGVSGVTGDQDEQCAKAGLGTT, encoded by the coding sequence ATGATGAGGACAATTCTGGTCGCCGCTGCACTCGTCGCCCTTGCCACCGGTGCATCCGCTCAGGACAAGCGCCCTGACTACGGCACCGCGGTCAATGCCGCAGGTGCGAAGAAGATCGCAGCCGGCGTCCTCGCCGAATGCCAGAAGAACGGGTGGAACGTGGCTGTCGCTGTGGTCGATAATCACGGATTCCTCGTGTACTTCGAACGAATGGACAACACGCAGACGGGCAGCATGGACATCGCCGTCGGTAAGGCGAGGTCCGCGGCGACCTATCGGCGCCCGACACGCGTTTTCATGGAGGCGATCAACAAGGGCGGGCCGGCCACGGCCACGCTTCCCGGTGTCTTCGCCTCGCCGGGCGGATTGCCGATCATGGTCGATGGCAAAGTCACTGGCGGCGTAGGAGTGAGCGGCGTCACCGGCGACCAGGACGAGCAATGTGCCAAGGCCGGACTCGGGACTACATAA